A window from Planococcus maritimus encodes these proteins:
- a CDS encoding GNAT family N-acetyltransferase, giving the protein MKKLETKRLAIVPCTADSVHLLQSQQYDNGPEIDRHLQELSKDPSLFTWGSWLIIRKSDSRVIGDAGFKGKPDDQRRVEIGYGLLEQYRNNGYATEAINALIEWALANEAVEKVMAETDRSNLASIRVLEKVKMKKTIEKECVIYWARQ; this is encoded by the coding sequence ATGAAGAAATTAGAAACGAAACGTTTGGCAATCGTTCCTTGCACCGCTGATTCAGTGCACTTGCTTCAAAGTCAACAGTACGATAATGGGCCGGAGATTGATCGCCATTTACAAGAGTTGTCGAAAGACCCCAGTTTGTTTACTTGGGGGAGTTGGTTAATTATACGCAAATCGGATAGCCGGGTCATTGGAGATGCCGGGTTCAAAGGCAAACCGGATGATCAGCGGCGAGTAGAAATCGGGTATGGATTGCTCGAGCAGTATCGGAATAACGGCTATGCCACTGAAGCAATAAACGCCTTGATCGAATGGGCGTTGGCAAACGAAGCGGTAGAAAAAGTAATGGCCGAGACCGATCGGAGCAATCTGGCCTCTATCCGTGTGCTGGAAAAAGTAAAGATGAAAAAAACGATAGAAAAAGAGTGTGTGATTTATTGGGCAAGGCAGTAA